In Raphanus sativus cultivar WK10039 chromosome 5, ASM80110v3, whole genome shotgun sequence, the following proteins share a genomic window:
- the LOC108860832 gene encoding uncharacterized protein LOC108860832: MKTVSVDETKNTVVLRAEHRDEEGRKAVDKFELKTRNPDTIKQVEKKLMEKGVQRMERHPSDGTQIKRPPPKSGHGGKYTWEGSGRMEDYEMQPDPPAMDEGDPNYDEEKIGGGGGDVAVEVVKGEVEVAKEAPEGVARVEVG; the protein is encoded by the coding sequence ATGAAGACCGTATCCGTTGACGAGACCAAAAACACGGTGGTGCTGCGAGCCGAGCACCGGGACGAGGAAGGCCGGAAAGCTGTGGATAAATTCGAGCTGAAGACTCGAAACCCCGACACGATCAAGCAAGTTGAGAAGAAGCTGATGGAGAAAGGCGTCCAACGGATGGAGAGACACCCTTCCGACGGGACTCAGATCAAACGTCCGCCGCCGAAGTCCGGTCACGGCGGGAAGTACACGTGGGAGGGGTCTGGTCGGATGGAGGATTACGAGATGCAGCCAGATCCGCCGGCGATGGACGAAGGTGATCCTAATTACGACGAGGAGAAGATCGGGGGAGGTGGTGGTGACGTGGCGGTGGAGGTCGTGAAAGGTGAGGTTGAGGTGGCGAAGGAAGCTCCGGAAGGTGTGGCTAGGGTGGAGGTTGGTTGA
- the LOC108839035 gene encoding threonine dehydratase biosynthetic, chloroplastic produces the protein MDSVKLPTAPPSLRTQMSPHHFHHIPLLPPRNFRSKPVIGIARSRSHVSPVAVLFRQETSLAPLDLPLPPRLNVSPSSLQYPPGYLGAVPERANDIDNGSIVEAMEYLTNILSTKVYDIAVESPLHLAKKLSERLGVRMLLKREDLQPVKSFKLRGAYNMMVKLTSEQLAKGVICSSAGNHAQGVAMSAAKLGCSAVIVMPRTTPEIKWQSVEDLGATVVLVGDSYDEAQAFAKKRAEEEGLSFIPPFDHPDVIAGQGTVGMEITRQAKGPLHAIFVPIGGGGLIAGIASYVKRVCPEVKIIGVEPADANTMALSLHHGERVILDQVGGFADGVAVKEVGKETFRICQNLVDGVVLVTRDAICASIKDMFEEQRNILEPAGALALAGAEAYCKYYGLKDVNVVAITSGANMNFDKLRIVTELANVGRQQEAVLATLLPEKPGSFKQFCELIGPMNITEFKYRCGSEKEAVVLYSVGVHTAGELKALEKRMESSQLRTKNLTTSDLVKDHLRYLMGGRSSVEEEVLCQFTFPERPGALMNFLDSFSPRWNISLFHYRAEGGAGANVLVGIQVSEQEMEEFRNRAQVLGYEYVLVSEDAIFNLLMH, from the exons ATGGATTCCGTCAAGCTTCCAACGGCTCCTCCGTCTCTCCGCACCCAAATGTCACCCCATCACTTCCACCACATTCCCTTACTACCTCCTCGTAACTTCCGGTCAAAACCGGTCATCGGAATCGCTCGATCTCGTAGCCACGTGTCACCGGTGGCTGTTCTTTTCCGTCAAGAAACGTCTTTGGCTCCGCTTGATCTTCCTCTGCCACCACGTCTCAACGTCTCTCCGAGCTCGCTGCAGTACCCGCCCGGTTACCTCGGCGCGGTTCCGGAGCGCGCGAACGACATCGATAACGGAAGCATCGTGGAGGCTATGGAGTATCTGACGAATATACTGTCCACGAAGGTTTACGACATCGCCGTCGAGTCGCCGCTTCACTTGGCCAAGAAGCTTTCGGAGAGGCTAGGTGTTCGTATGCTTCTCAAACGAGAAGACTTGCAACCT GTTAAGTCGTTTAAGCTTCGTGGTGCTTACAATATGATGGTGAAGCTTACATCAGAGCAATTAGCAAAAGGAGTGATCTGCTCCTCAGCTGGAAACCATGCTCAAGGAGTTGCTATGTCTGCTGCTAAGCTCGGCTGCTCCGCCGTCATTGTTATGCCTCGTACAACCCCTGAAATCAAG tggCAATCTGTGGAGGACTTGGGTGCTACAGTTGTTCTTGTTGGAGATTCTTATGATGAAGCGCAAGCATTTGCTAAGAAACGAGCTGAAGAAGAAGGTTTGAGTTTTATCCCTCCATTTGATCACCCAGATGTTATTGCCGGACAAGGGACTGTCGGAATGGAGATCACGCGGCAAGCTAAAGGTCCATTACACGCTATCTTTGTCCCCATCGGTGGTGGTGGTTTGATAGCTGGTATTGCTTCTTATGTGAAGAGAGTTTGTCCTGAG GTGAAGATCATTGGTGTAGAGCCAGCGGATGCAAACACAATGGCGTTGTCGCTACATCACGGCGAGAGAGTGATACTAGACCAGGTTGGGGGTTTTGCAGATGGTGTAGCGGTTAAAGAAGTAGGCAAAGAGACTTTCCGTATATGCCAAAACCTGGTGGATGGTGTTGTTCTTGTCACTCGTGATGCTATTTGTGCATCAATTAAG GATATGTTTGAGGAGCAACGGAACATATTAGAACCAGCAGGTGCTCTGGCGCTAGCTGGAGCTGAAGCATACTGTAAATACTATGGTCTAAAGGACGTGAATGTTGTAGCCATAACCAGTGGTGCTAACATGAACTTTGACAAGCTGAGGATTGTGACGGAACTTGCTAATGTGGGTAGGCAACAGGAAGCTGTTCTTGCTACTCTCTTGCCGGAAAAGCCTGGAAGCTTTAAGCAGTTCTGTGAATTG ATTGGACCAATGAACATAACCGAGTTCAAGTATAGATGCGGCTCTGAAAAGGAAGCTGTTGTACTATACAG TGTTGGAGTGCACACAGCCGGAGAGCTCAAAGCACTAGAGAAGAGAATGGAATCTTCTCAACTCAGAACTAAGAACCTAACCACCAGTGATTTAGTAAAAGATCATCTCCGTTATTTG ATGGGTGGAAGATCAAGTGTTGAAGAAGAGGTTCTATGCCAGTTCACCTTTCCCGAGAGACCCGGTGCTCTGATGAACTTCTTGGACTCTTTCAGTCCACGGTGGAACATTAGCCTTTTCCATTACCGTGCAGAG GGTGGAGCAGGCGCGAACGTGCTGGTGGGGATCCAAGTGTCGGAGCAAGAAATGGAAGAATTTCGAAACCGAGCTCAAGTTCTTGGATACGAGTACGTCTTGGTAAGTGAAGACGCCATCTTCAACCTTCTAATGCACTGA
- the LOC108834110 gene encoding uncharacterized protein LOC108834110 has translation MVVCEVRAGTTASFWFDNWTSLGPLIELVGENGPMVSGLSINAVVADALTSEGWWLDRSRSRSPTITLLKECLPDAQEIIDAEEDDKYWWFPQPGQGTGVFSTSETWRVLHPSPVEVFWHKAIWFNGRIPKHAFISWIAARNRMVTRDRLISWGLQVPSSCVLCSGSIESRQHLFFNCSFSSRVWNYFMSKMNLAPPHDFEAVLRWLVNPAKDKNLTLVVRLVFQAVLYLIWKERNRRIHSVEKKSTSTLIAEIQQTIKLRLDPLARRQRLITGQDSVLAV, from the coding sequence ATGGTTGTTTGTGAAGTGAGAGCAGGTACTACAGCTAGTTTTTGGTTTGATAATTGGACATCTTTAGGACCATTGATTGAGTTGGTGGGGGAGAATGGTCCTATGGTGTCAGGGTTGAGCATCAACGCAgttgttgctgatgcacttACGAGTGAGGGATGGTGGTTGGATCGCAGTAGGAGCAGAAGTCCAACGATCACTCTCCTAAAAGAGTGTCTTCCTGATGCGCAGGAGATCATTGATGCTGAAGAGGATGATAAATATTGGTGGTTCCCACAGCCTGGACAAGGTACTGGAGTATTCTCAACAAGTGAGACTTGGAGAGTCCTACACCCATCTCCAGTTGAGGTTTTCTGGCATAAGGCAATTTGGTTTAATGGGAGAATTCCTAAGCATGCCTTTATTTCCTGGATTGCTGCTCGTAACAGGATGGTTACTAGAGATAGACTCATAAGTTGGGGACTGCAAGTGCCATCGAGCTGTGTTCTGTGTTCGGGGTCTATAGAGAGTAGGCAACATCTGTTTTTTAACTGCTCCTTTAGCTCCCGAGTGTGGAACTATTTTATGTCTAAGATGAACTTGGCTCCTCCCCACGATTTTGAAGCTGTTCTAAGATGGCTAGTGAACCCAGCGAAAGACAAGAATTTAACTCTGGTTGTTAGGCTTGTGTTTCAAGCGGTGCTGTACTTGATCTGGAAAGAGAGGAATAGGAGAATTCACTCGGTTGAAAAGAAGTCTACAAGCACTCTTATTGCAGAGATTCAACAAACCATTAAACTCAGACTTGATCCGTTGGCTCGTAGGCAAAGGCTCATCACAGGACAGGATTCTGTATTGGCGGTATGA
- the LOC108834112 gene encoding trihelix transcription factor GT-3a-like, translated as MKPNGFSAFDPRMLTLEMPQNPPNPPVQFQHPHPYSNSSDQHPHQQPSKPSYPHTSKAIQLSPLSGGDDEDRGSGSGSGCHLEDSSGTDGKRRVSQWHRMKWTDTMVRLLIMAVFYIGDEGGAVNDQAEAKKKTGGGGGMLQKKGKWKSVSRAMVEKGFSVSPQQCEDKFNDLNKRYKRVNDILGKGTACRVVENQGLLDTMDHHLTPKLKEEVKKLISSKHLFFKEMCAYHNSCGSHLEQPSLAPSHHHVAEAESDTEAEDSEEEETSKKRRRVEGVSVAVKCMSEETARVMDDQGKSAWEKKEWMRRKALELEERKVGCEWEAVEMEKKRVKWMSYRSKKESEMEKAKLENQRRMLETERMVLILRRREIELAELQLLGKRFDPSSATG; from the coding sequence ATGAAACCCAACGGCTTCTCTGCGTTTGATCCGAGAATGCTAACCTTAGAAATGCCGCAGAACCCACCAAACCCTCCGGTGCAGTTCCAGCATCCACATCCTTACTCCAACTCCAGCGATCAGCATCCACATCAACAACCGTCAAAGCCCTCGTACCCTCACACCTCCAAAGCCATACAACTCTCACCGTTAAGCGGCGGAGACGACGAAGACCGCGGGTCTGGTTCCGGGTCCGGGTGTCACTTAGAAGACAGCTCTGGAACCGACGGGAAGAGGAGAGTCTCTCAGTGGCATCGTATGAAATGGACTGACACGATGGTTCGGCTCCTGATCATGGCGGTCTTCTATATCGGCGACGAAGGTGGTGCAGTAAACGATCAGGCCGAGGCAAAGAAAAAGACcggcggaggaggagggatGTTGCAGAAGAAAGGGAAGTGGAAGTCGGTGTCGAGAGCCATGGTGGAGAAAGGCTTCTCCGTTTCGCCGCAGCAGTGCGAGGACAAGTTCAACGACTTGAACAAGAGGTACAAGAGAGTCAACGACATCCTCGGGAAAGGGACAGCGTGTCGTGTCGTGGAGAATCAAGGCTTGCTCGATACGATGGATCATCATCTCACTCCCAAGTTGAAAGAGGAGGTCAAGAAGCTGATCAGCTCCAAACATCTCTTCTTCAAGGAGATGTGCGCTTACCACAACAGCTGCGGTAGCCATCTCGAACAACCGAGTCTGGCTCCGAGTCATCATCACGTGGCGGAGGCAGAGTCTGACACGGAGGCGGAGGattcggaggaggaggagacgagCAAGAAGCGGAGGAGAGTGGAAGGAGTATCTGTAGCCGTGAAGTGTATGAGTGAGGAGACGGCGCGTGTGATGGATGATCAGGGGAAGAGCGCGTGGGAGAAGAAGGAGTGGATGAGGAGGAAGGCGTTGGAGCTTGAGGAGAGGAAGGTTGGGTGCGAGTGGGAGGCggtggagatggagaagaagagagtgaAGTGGATGAGTTATAGGAGCAAGAAAGAGAGTGAGATGGAGAAGGCTAAGCTGGAGAATCAGAGACGGATGCTTGAGACGGAGAGGATGGTTTTGATTCTCAGGCGGAGGGAGATTGAGTTGGCTGAGTTACAGTTGTTGGGTAAACGGTTTGACCCGAGTTCTGCAACTGGGTGA